The following nucleotide sequence is from Bos indicus x Bos taurus breed Angus x Brahman F1 hybrid chromosome 26, Bos_hybrid_MaternalHap_v2.0, whole genome shotgun sequence.
gttctccatagtggctgtactagtttgcattcccaccaacagtgtaagagggttcccttttctccacaccctctccagcatttattatttgtagacttttggatcgcagccattctgactggtgtgaaatggtacctcatagtggttttgatttgcatttctctgataatgagtgatgttgagcatcttttcatgtgtttgttagccatctgtatgtcttctttggagaaatgtctatttagttctttggcccattttttgattgggtcgtttatttttctggagttgagctgtaggagttgcttgtatatttttgagattagttgtttgtcggttgcttcatttgctattattttctcccattctgaaggctgtcttttcaccttgctaatagtttcctttgatgtgcagaagcttttaaggttaattaggtcccatttgtttatttttgcttttatttccaatattctgggaggtgggtcatagaggatcctgctgtgatgtatgtcagagagtgttttgcctatgttctcctctaggagttttatagtttctggtcttacatttagatctttaatccattttgagtttatttttgtgtatggtgttagaaagtggtccagtttcattcttttacaagtggttgaccagatttcccagcaccacttgttaaagagattgtctttaatccattgtatattcttgcctcctttgtcaaagatgaggtgtccatatgtgcgtggatttatctctgggctttctattttattccattgatcaatatttctgtctttgtgccagtaccatactgtcttgataactgtggctttgtagtagagcctgaagtcaggtaggttgattcctccagttccattcttctttctcaagatcgctttggctattcgaggttttttgtatttccatacaaattgtgaaattatttgttctagctctgtgaagaatactgttggtagcttgatagggattgcgttgaatctataaattgctttgggtagtatactcattttcactatattgattcttccaatccatgaacatggtatatttctccatctattagtgtcctctttgatttctttcaccagtgttttatagttttctatatataggtctttagtttctttaggtagatatattcctaagtattttattcttttcgttgcaatggtgaatggaattgtttccttaatttctctttctgttttctcattattagtgtataggaatgcaagggatttctgtgttgattttatatcctgcaactttactatagtcattgattatttctagtaattttctggtggaatctttagggttttctatgtagaggatcatgtcatctgcaaatagtgagagttttacttcttcttttccaatttggattccttttattttgtttttaaagcactcTACTGATCCTAATGTGTGGCTAGGTTTAAGAACCACTGATTTTAATCATGGTCATAGGCAAATGTTGTaacctttcatttcttcttcttttttattttattcttaaccaACTTAGGAAAGTGAGAGGCCTTGTGAAATTACAGAAATCTATGACAgtccccagatagctgaggtaaGAACTCTTGGTTATAGTCACTATACATCATTCACACAACAAACAAGCTAAGGGTCTTCAGGCCTGTTGTGTACAGGAGCACAGTGTGAGCACAGAGGAGGTTCTCATTATACTTCTATTGGCTGGACAGGAATTTAAGGTTGAATTCCTATTAGAAAACTAATTTACTATTATTTGTTCCACTGACAAAAGAGAAAACCGTGTGATCATTTCCAGAGGAGATGAGAGTTCGAAAACATTAAACAGCCATTTGTGATATGAATTCCGagcaaactaaaaattttaaaggaatttttttaacttgaaacaagacatctttttaaaaaaaaaaaaaaatcacagcaaataTCATACCTAAAGGTGAAATGTTAATGATTCTCTTTCAGATCAGAAGTGAAACAAGGatgctcactgtttccatttctacTGAGATATTACATTTTGGTCCTAGCCAGGGCAGCATGTtgagaaaaaaaagtagaaattaacTCAATGAAGTGGAATTCTTTCACAGTGTATACGTATGTCAAATAATCACACTGTACTCTTTAAATATCCTTCATTTGTCAAGTATACCtcaacaaagaggaaaagaaaaaagaagcagaaagcataaaactgtaaaagaagaaagaaaagtgtcattatttgcagataataTGATTATCTACATAAAAAGCCAAATTATCTACAGATATATCGCTAGAATTAGCAAGATATTTTAACAAGTTTACTGGAGGTAAAAGTCAATATTAAAGAgtaatttttgtttctaaaaatcagtaacaattaattttaaaaagtaattttttaaaaatacaattttatagtggtaataaaaatatatagaatgatGAGGAATCAATCTAACAAAAACATATAATCCTTTCATGGAGaataataaaatttcagtaaaagatatttaaataaaacctCAATAATGGGAGTTTATACACAATGCTCCTGGATTGAAGAACTCAATAGTATATAGATATCAAACAACTTCAAATTGATCTGTATATTACAATATAAATTTTAacaggtatttttcacagaactcaATAGGGTgcttctaaaattcatatagaaaaaaagacaggaaaaaatttAAGTACCAAAACAACAGATAGAACAAATAGCAAACAAATAGGAAGATAATAGATTAAAACCCATCCAGTGATGATGTTCAATGTCTTTAAAACTATGTTTCAAATGTTTTGTCTGAAGGTTGGTTGTTTCAGGTGGGAGGGTAAATCTGGTTGCTGTTACTCCAACTTGGCCAGAAGCAAAAGtctttgatgtatttttttttttaaacctgtttgTTTTCTAAAGAATCCTAGGAGGTTACCTACCCAGGAGAAGAATATGATGGGAGGAGGAGAAGCCCACATATATGTGAAGACAGTATCAGGAAGTGAGGAGTCCATGCGTGACACTTACCGCCCTCCTGTTGAAGTGGAGAGAAGGAGGGGCCTGTGGTGGCTTATTCCAAGACTGAGCCTGGAGTGATGAAGCGAGCCAAGGAGCAGAGCTGGAGCTGGAAGCAAGCTAAACACACAGGGATAGATCGTGCCTGGAGCGAGTAGAGAAGCCAAGCTGCTTCTTAACCACTCCAAACTTCATTTGCAGATCTGGAAAACTTAGGggttgattttattctttaagcgactgatctgatacaGTACATTCTGACTCTCAGACCTTGTGGTTTAATAATCAGTGAAGTCGCTGTGCATTCAAAGGAGCCCTTGAACCCTGCTCCTGACCCCACATGgggatttgcttttctttatgatTTGGGGAAAAGAGTTTGATTTCTCAGTGGCTcaccttttcatcttttttcacaTCCATTTTCTCAAAAATGCCATTAGACCTGGCTTCCATGGACAGGTTGGCCAAGGCTAACATGGTGCAGGTTGggataaataatataatataatataaataatataaatgatacTCAAGGGGGACATGTGAGAAGGAGCAGTTCTTTATCTCTGAACACCTCAGGGTAGAAATCAGGGGGAGCCACATGTTCCCtgaccacaggggaagcccgtgGCTGGGTCATTCATCACTCTCTCTTGTGATCAGAGAGTATTCAAAGTTTGTGAGCACATGTGTGTGCTGAGGGTAAAGAGGGTGGAAGGAAGGCAGAGATTACTTCAAAAGATTATTAGAAAGAGGGGCTGTACCTATTTTGTGGGAATAGAGAGAAAGGTCCAAGTCCTTGGACCATCAATGGGGAAAAACTCATGAGCAGGAAGTACTCTGGGTGGGTGAACACAGGACCAAAGGGATGATCCAGGCACCAGCCTGACTGTCATCTGAGGGGAGCCCATGAACAGCGGCAGCTGGATCAGGTGAGGTGTTCACCATCGCTCCTGGGAGGAGGCTTCTGGGAACCCTGGTTCCCCTAGTGCAGGCTCATTGTTCCCTGATGGGAGAACCTGGGTCCAGGAGATCCCGGGTCTGCCCACCAGCTGCACGGGCCCCCTTGAAGAGCTGTGGAGATACTCCTTTCTCACATGGGGCCCCTAAATGCTCAAACACGGCTCCTCTGATTTAAACAACCCAGGACAGGTTCCGCACACCCCATCACTGCCATGCCAGCACGtgctcttcagagttccttgtgAAATTCATTTTGTGCTAAGTCCCCTGAGTCTAGACCTGTTAACAAGCAGATCTGGCTGTGTTTAAGCAGACCTGCCCAGTGATCCAGGTGCTACTTCTCTTACCTGTTGAGAAGGACCTTGAATTTGCTGAGAACATGATTGTGGCCCTGGCCTTGACACTCATAAGTGTGAGCTCTGGGGCAGATCATGGACCTTAGCTCTGTAGGTACAAAATGGAGACTGTTCTTCCTTTTACCCTTAGGAGTGTTGTGAGGGTGAACAGAAACATGACTGATAGTCTATAAAGTAAGGTGTGACTTATATTTTGGACCACTTATTTTATGTAATTCTGCTTACAATCCATTGCTTATTACCTTATTTTAAATGGTTTCTACTAAACTATCAAGGTTCAATATTTCTTTCACCTTTTTTCTGCTGTGATGCACAAGGGCTTATTTTGGaataaagtgaaaagcaaaaatgagCATTCTTGTGGCCCTCCAACATGTCTGTGGTTTTTCTTTGCCTATATTAAAACATATGACATTGGCCCTAGAGTTGGAATCAAGATCATCTCCAGGATATAGCTGGTGCTAGCACTTTGTCGGCTCGGCTGATGATGGAGATGTTCAAGTTGTTTACAGAGGGCAGCCCAGGTTGTGAGCAAAATGCTGAGACTGGAAGTCAGAAGCTCTGGCTCCCCAACCTAGGGCCTGTGCTAGCATTGGGATGGCCTTGGCCAGTCAtgttctagaaaatgcaaacgaATTAATAGTGACAGAAAGTGTATCAACCATTGCCTGGGGATGGTGGGGTGAGGAAAGGTGGAGGGAGAGATTCCAAAGGGCCACAGAGAAACTCTAAGGGGTAATGGATATCTTCTccatcttgattgtggtgataacTTTATGGGTGTGTCACATGTCAACACTTTTTAATGGTACACTTTAAACATACAATTATTGTATCTCAGTTATACCActataaagctgtttttaaaaaaatagcatccAAAGCACACAGAGCAATAATCTCTGCCCTctgggttttgctttgttttttttatttgaccagatggggtcacagagaaggcaatggcaacccactccagtactcttgcctggaaaatcccatggacggaggagcctggtgggctgcagtccatggggtcgtgaagagtcggacacaactgaacgacttcactttcacttttcactttaatgcattggagaaggaaatggcaacccatgttggggtcctttaatggaccagaacctggtggtccagagtcgatgataagaaagtgaaagaaggaaagaggctaATATTCCCTGGGTTATGCAGGGAGCCTTcgtgctccaggggatcagccaaTAGAGAGATAGAAGGAAGGCTACAGGGACCCAAGTCTCTGGTGGAGCAAGCGTGCTTTATTGAATTCTGTGTGAGTATATATACCATATTACAAGGTGGCTTCTTCAGATAAAGATCAGAAGACCAGACTTTACAAGTTACCAAGGAGACAAGGAGCAATAGAGGCCATAAGGCCAAAAGGCAATCCAAATTAAAAGAGGGTCATAGATAGTCCCTTTCACCGTATGGAAAGGCTAATGAAGGGAATCCTATGCAAGCATCCCATCTCTATGATCTCAGTCCTGGGACTGGCTTGCCACTCCTCTCTCTCCTgacaggaactgataaggaacagagggctCAAGAGAGATaggaaacagcacacaggaatcctactgttaaacattccctgacaaacccactccagtgttcttgcctggagaatcccagggacggcagagcctggtgggctgccatctatggggtcgcacagagtcggacacgactgaagcgacttagcagcagacggGGTTAGGATCTTCATTGCTTAGGGCAagctcttggttgtggcatgcaggatctaagttccctgatcagggatcgaacccaaaccTCTTgggttgggagctcagagtcttaaccactagaccaccagggaaatcccaacctCTCTTTTTTCAGTCTGCATTTTGCCAGGAGAACAAGAGGATATGGGAATGTGGTTGGTGTCCTTTCTAGGACAAGCACAGTCTTCCTCTGGAGAAGTTGGAATTACACAAAAATAGATTCACATACTTGGTGCCTAAAAGGGAGAATGAAATCCACTCTCAAGAGCTTTCAGTGTCATCCTGAACTGAGGACCCGAAAACCTCCCCAAACCACGCACAATGTAGAAGCACTTTACCTGAAGGAATGATGGGTGAATTATCCAAACTTGAGGCAAAATCAGAATTCCTTTAAACCTAGGTTTAAGAAGATATGAATTCCCTGAAATTGTATGCAAATTTTATATGAATAATCATTACTCATAGGATGAGATTCCATTAATCTCTTCAGATTCTCAAAGCAATCTGTAATACCCCTACCAACAGTTAAATATAAACAGTGATAATTACAGCTGAAGGTTAGTGACAAAGATATCAAATTCAACCTTTCTTAAGTGACTTGTTGCCACACTTTTAATACAAACTGACTTGAAATTAGTAATGGTTGTGCCTTTTTAGttttatagaaaaaggaaaacggagtgaaaaaaattaaactttcctATATAGATGCCTGTTTACATGAAAGTCATGGAGATTGTTTGTTAAGAATACCTCATAAGAATTATAgacaagaaggctgagtgtgggTTTTAGTGTACTTCACACTAGATGCGTCATGTTGGAAACTCCGTCAGCCTCCAAGGGGGATCCTGTCCATTATCATCTTCATCATTAATTTTGCAGCAAGAAGGTAGAGATGGTAAAAGTAACCTCACGTCATTCTGCTTCCTGCTCCTGGGTTAGGGAAGGCTAAACACATTTTTGGACTTGTTTCTTGTGAGAATGTTATACTCTACATACCAGCGACATGTAGGATGTAAAATGCATTGCAGTTTTGTTCAAAAGGCCATGAAGAGTCTTTTTCATTTCCAGCTGCAGTATAGGAGCTGGGTTTCTCTAAAGAATAGAATATTTTTGTCCTTGGATTTACAACACCAGTCCATGAGAGACTGATTTGGGTTCTTATATCATATGCCTGCTTTTCTGGGAAGTAGTCCTCAGGTTCCCGAACTATGCCCAGATTATATGAAAAAGACTAATCCCTATTACATTTATAGCACTTTTTAGTTTTCAAAGCACTTTTCATGcattattttgtttgattttttacaCCAAATCCAGGAGGTAATGTAGTGTGGGTGTTACTCatgcctgttttacagatgagaaaactgaaactctacaAAGATAATTTTATTGGTCCTCGAGATTGTAAAGCAAATTGGTTTCAGAGATGATTTA
It contains:
- the OPALIN gene encoding opalin isoform X3, whose translation is MSFSLNFTLPANTVSTAAPAYQTSSPVVTDGKGTDCGPSLGLAASIPSLVATALLVALLFTLIHRRRSSSESTEESERPCEITEIYDSPQIAENPRRLPTQEKNMMGGGEAHIYVKTVSGSEESMRDTYRPPVEVERRRGLWWLIPRLSLE
- the OPALIN gene encoding opalin isoform X4; the encoded protein is MSFSLNFTLPANTTSSPVVTDGKGTDCGPSLGLAASIPSLVATALLVALLFTLIHRRRSSSESTEESERPCEITEIYDSPQIAENPRRLPTQEKNMMGGGEAHIYVKTVSGSEESMRDTYRPPVEVERRRGLWWLIPRLSLE
- the OPALIN gene encoding opalin isoform X5 gives rise to the protein MTSSPVVTDGKGTDCGPSLGLAASIPSLVATALLVALLFTLIHRRRSSSESTEESERPCEITEIYDSPQIAENPRRLPTQEKNMMGGGEAHIYVKTVSGSEESMRDTYRPPVEVERRRGLWWLIPRLSLE